One region of Miscanthus floridulus cultivar M001 chromosome 19, ASM1932011v1, whole genome shotgun sequence genomic DNA includes:
- the LOC136525970 gene encoding uncharacterized protein yields MDDDAQAAAAAMAAAIVAAFPPAAPTMASALATINIKTHIPFAVELDPPNYSPWRELFLTLIGKFGASSHIDGMLAPEEPDAAWLAIDCSVHSLIYSSSLPRVMHRIMQTDASATTVWTKTANLFLDNMASWDMTLEAKFRALTQGDLPVLEYAQRLKDLADGLADLDQPVSDPTLLLALLHGVNEPLRNMASILKTKDPLHTFLQA; encoded by the coding sequence ATGGACGATGACGCCCAGGCTgctgccgccgccatggccgccgcgatCGTGGCTGCCTTCCCTCCTGCTGCACCAACCATGGCCTCGGCGCTCGCCACCATCAACATCAAGACCCACATCCCCTTCGCCGTCGAGCTTGATCCCCCAAACTACTCCCCATGGCGAGAGTTGTTCCTCACCCTCATCGGCAAGTTCGGCGCTTCGTCTCACATCGACGGCATGCTGGCGCCTGAAGAGCCCGATGCAGCTTGGCTAGCGATCGACTGCTCCGTGCACTCGCTGATCTACTCCTCATCGTTGCCTCGCGTGATGCACCGGATCATGCAGACCGACGCTTCTGCTACAACGGTCTGGACCAAGACAGCGAATCTCTTCCTCGACAACATGGCCTCTTGGGATATGACCCTTGAGGCGAAGTTCCGTGCTCTGACACAGGGGGACCTGCCGGTGCTCGAGTACGCCCAACGCCTGAAGGACCTTGCCGATGGTCTCGCTGACTTGGATCAACCCGTAAGCGACCCCACCCTGCTGCTCGCCCTCCTCCACGGCGTCAACGAACCTCTCCGCAACATGGCCTCCATCTTGAAGACGAAGGATCCGCTGCACACCTTCCTTCAGGCTTAG